Proteins from one Gilliamella sp. ESL0443 genomic window:
- a CDS encoding DUF6138 family protein codes for MKYYLEFKDTLSNKFWYITQQDESLTIVFGKIGTKGQTQVKTFSSPADAEKEANKLIKSKIKKGYEEKAIPPTLEQSTCTEKTIIKMPDAPKPKNHPKPTPPKDVIDDGKEKPWFYLDEWVGEGQPNPFDFEELRKVPPKKVAPVKQPPKQSNTPIKKETVTKTPQEQEFDNLKVLLRKYIKQGEQFDIEAKFEQLKALSPNNKEFQIFIKDMLQMIFSKFMKKISPIHFDCIPYLLRIRDPEILFQEIFAQGVMKYIYDRYQTHSESIHYLAEQYLTDYPVQMVDKIVNALQSIFETTQTEEDEKNTPANKFPENVCGFNITFDYKTLEIYALFNERNSKRYYSESLNELEYDGTSYGVEINNQYFVPLLTEKLQKMLDDGFFGGMTDKYFRIALFQTDNILIEIPIEQTYRQTRIFKLESDLKYLEQSEEYYADLLTDTIEEYFALNGVIEQYDTDRILALLKKYIYSCEKEAESKGRSLLRKYKDFDYNKWSLVSLQFEWENFSYKYAYNGVECLVDKGYEPAIIQKQAWDKLGIIDNKPDIKLEKKDDPDDQSETERFYDTFTETDVFCETDTIIARAMPTDGEIYLRFKQESEQAYSDALDYLNNLMAKGYSKIFEGHWLHIYFVAKPEYYSEFAKYVEEYEDFEELELGAGGIACCSHVFFRKAAMYESLHDKIREFVDLTMYELDYSFDLQDEYNSVAGAFAAIALAMTDVKHMDLAIKFALETDGDHEYLAGNFGIVLEKYWGITPETAVAIALLQLTQGQHMYELSSQFYKIPQNLASLTDYYSMNEPKNPYCKLSYLVKYLFGKPSDSLKKLKKLFNNATDPQEKLIYADFYNLVLEALEEEGEVRGQPIIYNLPPKYESESEASTIVDQDFIENPPCVITPLQAKKRGFNVRELETCDSSWIAVIFAPLTITNPYIFDAIIQYYKVRNDIGARSVIIWGAEKAYCFGKRVVIDFSGTPYQVGMGIYGKNQAQLIYGVMDFAKIAEAMNKQAPDKEKLFALRKQYYYFDSPKGSPNIDYSKPGMMYLDEAIAAGVLKDDNYRAIKQLEKITPDMGEAYDASLLFRAYMQQKKLDYALERMERKLDTTELKQVYQTAQKRLPQYQEYWQEKLAKL; via the coding sequence ATGAAATATTATCTGGAGTTTAAAGATACATTATCAAACAAATTTTGGTATATCACCCAACAAGACGAATCCCTAACAATCGTATTTGGTAAGATAGGTACAAAAGGACAAACACAAGTTAAAACGTTTTCATCGCCTGCCGATGCGGAAAAAGAAGCCAACAAACTGATCAAATCAAAAATCAAAAAGGGATATGAGGAAAAAGCAATTCCACCAACGCTTGAACAATCAACCTGTACAGAAAAAACAATCATCAAAATGCCCGATGCCCCAAAACCGAAAAACCACCCCAAACCCACACCACCCAAAGATGTGATTGATGACGGTAAAGAAAAACCATGGTTTTACCTCGACGAATGGGTTGGTGAAGGTCAACCTAACCCATTTGATTTTGAAGAGTTACGTAAGGTTCCGCCTAAAAAAGTTGCTCCAGTTAAACAACCACCAAAACAAAGTAATACTCCGATTAAAAAAGAGACAGTCACCAAAACACCACAAGAACAAGAATTTGATAACTTAAAAGTTTTGTTACGGAAATATATAAAGCAAGGTGAGCAGTTCGATATTGAAGCTAAGTTCGAACAATTAAAAGCGTTAAGTCCAAACAATAAGGAATTTCAAATTTTCATCAAAGATATGCTTCAAATGATATTTTCAAAATTTATGAAGAAAATATCACCGATTCACTTTGATTGCATTCCTTATCTTTTGAGAATCAGAGATCCAGAAATTCTTTTCCAAGAAATCTTTGCGCAAGGTGTGATGAAATATATTTATGACCGTTATCAGACTCATTCCGAATCAATCCATTATCTGGCTGAACAATATCTTACCGATTATCCGGTACAAATGGTGGATAAAATAGTTAACGCATTACAGAGTATTTTTGAAACTACCCAGACAGAAGAAGATGAAAAAAATACTCCAGCTAACAAATTCCCTGAAAATGTTTGTGGCTTTAATATCACCTTTGATTATAAAACGCTGGAAATATATGCTTTATTCAATGAACGAAATTCCAAACGCTATTATTCAGAAAGTCTAAATGAGCTAGAATATGATGGGACTAGTTATGGCGTTGAGATAAATAATCAATACTTTGTTCCATTACTTACCGAAAAACTTCAAAAAATGCTGGATGATGGTTTTTTTGGTGGTATGACTGATAAATATTTCAGAATTGCCCTTTTCCAAACAGATAATATTCTTATTGAAATACCAATAGAACAAACCTACCGACAAACAAGGATATTTAAGCTTGAAAGCGACCTAAAATATCTCGAGCAATCAGAAGAATATTATGCAGATTTGCTAACTGACACGATTGAGGAATATTTTGCCCTTAATGGCGTTATTGAGCAATACGATACCGATAGAATTTTAGCATTACTAAAGAAATATATTTATTCATGTGAAAAAGAGGCTGAATCGAAAGGACGTTCTCTGTTAAGGAAATACAAAGATTTTGATTATAACAAATGGAGTTTAGTTTCTTTACAGTTTGAATGGGAAAATTTTAGTTATAAATATGCTTATAACGGTGTTGAATGCTTAGTTGATAAAGGATATGAACCAGCAATTATACAAAAACAAGCATGGGATAAACTGGGCATTATTGATAACAAGCCTGATATTAAACTAGAAAAAAAAGACGATCCAGACGATCAATCAGAAACCGAACGTTTTTATGATACTTTTACTGAAACTGATGTTTTTTGTGAAACTGACACTATTATCGCCAGAGCCATGCCAACTGACGGAGAAATTTATTTACGCTTTAAACAAGAAAGCGAACAGGCATATTCCGATGCGCTTGATTATTTAAATAACTTAATGGCAAAAGGTTATTCAAAAATCTTTGAGGGGCATTGGCTTCATATTTATTTTGTTGCCAAGCCTGAATACTATTCTGAATTCGCTAAATACGTTGAAGAATATGAAGACTTTGAAGAATTAGAGCTAGGGGCAGGAGGAATCGCCTGTTGTTCACATGTCTTTTTCCGCAAAGCAGCCATGTACGAAAGTTTACATGATAAAATAAGAGAGTTTGTTGACTTAACCATGTATGAACTTGATTATAGTTTTGATTTACAAGATGAATATAATTCAGTCGCCGGAGCATTTGCTGCTATTGCCCTGGCAATGACGGATGTGAAACATATGGATTTGGCTATTAAATTTGCACTTGAAACCGATGGTGACCATGAATATTTGGCAGGTAATTTTGGTATTGTTCTTGAAAAATATTGGGGTATTACGCCCGAAACTGCGGTTGCGATTGCTCTATTGCAATTAACTCAAGGTCAACATATGTATGAATTATCCAGTCAATTTTATAAAATTCCGCAAAATTTAGCTAGTTTGACCGATTATTACAGTATGAACGAGCCAAAAAATCCATATTGTAAATTGAGTTATTTAGTAAAATATCTTTTTGGTAAACCTAGTGATAGTCTTAAAAAGTTAAAAAAATTATTTAATAATGCGACTGATCCGCAAGAGAAATTGATTTATGCTGATTTTTATAATTTAGTTTTAGAAGCTCTTGAGGAAGAAGGAGAAGTTAGAGGTCAACCAATTATCTATAATCTCCCACCTAAATATGAAAGCGAATCTGAAGCGTCAACAATAGTTGACCAAGATTTTATTGAAAATCCACCATGTGTTATTACACCCTTGCAAGCTAAAAAGCGTGGGTTTAATGTTAGAGAATTAGAAACTTGTGATTCCTCATGGATAGCCGTTATTTTTGCCCCATTAACGATAACTAATCCCTATATTTTCGACGCTATTATCCAATATTATAAGGTGCGAAATGACATAGGTGCCCGCTCTGTTATCATTTGGGGCGCTGAAAAAGCTTACTGTTTTGGTAAAAGGGTCGTGATTGATTTTAGTGGCACACCTTATCAAGTGGGTATGGGAATTTATGGTAAAAACCAAGCTCAGCTAATTTATGGTGTAATGGATTTTGCTAAGATTGCAGAAGCAATGAACAAACAAGCGCCCGATAAAGAGAAATTATTCGCACTGCGAAAACAATACTATTACTTCGATAGTCCAAAAGGAAGCCCAAACATTGATTACTCCAAGCCCGGTATGATGTATTTGGATGAAGCTATAGCCGCCGGAGTTTTGAAGGATGATAATTATCGGGCAATCAAACAGCTTGAAAAAATCACCCCGGATATGGGCGAAGCCTATGATGCCTCACTACTGTTTAGGGCATATATGCAGCAGAAAAAACTAGATTATGCATTGGAGAGAATGGAAAGAAAACTCGATACTACTGAACTAAAACAGGTGTACCAAACTGCACAAAAACGCCTGCCACAATATCAAGAATACTGGCAGGAAAAGTTAGCCAAATTATAA
- a CDS encoding DUF6138 family protein — protein MNQYFECIDEVNNKFWYIEQKDNLYTVLYGAVGTEGQKHTKTFASQEEAEKEAVKIIKSKIKKGYQEKNIPTTLLPAIARLSQIIKMPDAPKPKNHPKPIPPKDVIDDGKEKPWFYLDEWVDEGEPNPFDFDELRKPSVKKNISKSTNTSVSPSSAKSVIESPPIHVSQSPKSSKEYLDLRELSRNYIKQGVNFDVVATFKELKTLSPSIEVFNTLVKNTVGIIFSKFIEKIAPIHFDCITYFSTILDPNIQIAERESKGVLKYIFNRYQTSPVSIHHLAEQYLTDYPVQMVDKIVSALRYIVDTIRAGGEDNIPAYKLPNHVYGFYITFDEGYLRILALIRGENPKSYRSFAINDLEYNALQYSDQINNQYFIPLLTEKLQKMLDSGFFEGITDHYFRIAFCNKDNIFIETPIEQTYRQTKILELERDLKYLEQSDEYDVDLLTDTIDEYFAYNGIIDNYDTDRILALIKKYLYSGEKEAESKGCSLLTKYCNLDYNKWRLVDLQFEWENFAFKYADVHIKYLVDKGYEPAILQKQTWDKLGIRDSKPGKKDDSDNQSETERFYDTFTETDVFCETDTIIARAMPWGGEIYLRFKQESEQAYSDALDYLNSLMAKGYSKIFEGYWLHIYFVAKPEYYPEFARIIKQYPGLASNSHAFFRKAAMYESLHDKIREFVELTMYQYHYSLDLQDEESSVAGAFAAISLAMTDVKYMDVAIKYANETDGEHEFLASRFSNILAKHWGITPETAVAIALLKLSFDWLSGGLSSQYYKVPQNLAALTEFFQHGSMYHNSNKIIEIASRLFWFGFEDDTDIKSIKALRKIKELFNSASDFDEKLIYADFHDLVWEALNEKNKAVGNKIEFTPHKPKSDSETLIIDEQDFIENPPCIITPLQAKKRGFDLDELDSDDSLWKVFVFAPLTITNPYIFDAIIQFHKVQNNIGVHSFIIWGTEQAYRFGKKVVIDFSGTPYQVGMGIYGKNQAQLIYGVMDFAKIAVAMNKQAPDKEKLLALRKQHYYFDSPKGSPNIDKSKPGIIYLDEALRAGIYKDDNYRAIKQLEKITPDMGEVYDASLLFMAYMQQKKLDYALERMKRKLDTTELKQVYQTAQKRLPQYQEYWQEKLAKL, from the coding sequence ATGAATCAATATTTTGAATGCATTGATGAAGTGAATAATAAATTTTGGTATATCGAGCAAAAAGATAACCTTTACACGGTGCTTTACGGTGCGGTTGGAACCGAAGGGCAAAAGCATACTAAGACTTTTGCCTCGCAGGAGGAAGCAGAAAAAGAAGCCGTCAAAATAATAAAATCAAAAATTAAAAAGGGTTACCAAGAAAAAAACATACCAACAACCCTATTGCCCGCGATAGCCCGATTAAGTCAAATTATCAAAATGCCCGATGCCCCAAAACCGAAAAACCACCCAAAACCCATTCCCCCCAAAGATGTGATTGATGACGGTAAAGAAAAACCATGGTTTTACCTCGACGAATGGGTTGATGAAGGTGAACCTAACCCATTTGATTTTGACGAGTTACGTAAACCCTCTGTAAAAAAAAACATATCAAAATCAACCAATACATCGGTTAGTCCATCATCCGCAAAATCTGTAATTGAGTCGCCGCCAATACACGTGAGTCAATCACCCAAAAGTAGCAAAGAATATCTGGATTTAAGAGAATTATCTCGAAACTATATAAAACAGGGCGTGAATTTTGATGTGGTAGCAACATTTAAAGAATTGAAAACATTAAGTCCGTCTATAGAAGTATTTAATACCTTAGTCAAAAATACTGTAGGAATTATATTTTCAAAATTTATAGAGAAAATAGCTCCGATACATTTTGATTGCATTACTTATTTTTCAACAATTCTTGATCCAAATATTCAAATAGCTGAACGAGAATCTAAAGGTGTATTAAAATATATTTTTAATCGTTATCAAACCAGTCCTGTTTCTATTCATCATCTGGCTGAACAATATCTTACCGATTATCCGGTACAAATGGTGGATAAAATAGTTAGCGCATTACGATACATTGTTGACACAATTCGAGCTGGTGGTGAAGATAATATTCCAGCTTACAAATTACCAAATCATGTTTATGGTTTTTATATTACCTTCGATGAAGGATATCTAAGAATACTCGCTTTAATTCGAGGCGAGAATCCCAAAAGTTATCGATCATTTGCTATCAATGATCTAGAGTATAATGCGCTTCAGTATAGTGATCAGATAAATAATCAATATTTTATCCCACTACTTACCGAAAAACTCCAGAAAATGCTGGATAGTGGTTTTTTTGAAGGTATTACAGATCATTATTTTAGAATTGCTTTCTGCAATAAGGACAATATTTTTATCGAAACACCAATAGAACAAACCTACCGACAAACCAAGATACTTGAGCTTGAAAGAGACCTAAAATATCTGGAGCAATCAGATGAATATGATGTAGATTTGCTAACTGACACGATTGATGAATATTTTGCCTATAATGGCATTATTGATAATTATGATACCGATAGAATTTTAGCATTAATAAAAAAATATCTTTATTCAGGTGAGAAAGAGGCTGAATCGAAAGGATGTTCTCTGTTAACAAAATACTGCAATCTTGATTATAACAAATGGCGTTTAGTTGATTTACAGTTTGAATGGGAAAATTTTGCATTTAAATATGCAGATGTACATATCAAATACTTAGTTGATAAAGGATATGAACCAGCAATTCTACAAAAACAAACGTGGGATAAGCTGGGCATTAGAGATAGCAAGCCAGGAAAAAAAGACGATTCAGACAATCAATCAGAAACCGAACGTTTTTATGATACTTTTACTGAAACTGATGTATTTTGTGAAACTGACACCATTATCGCCAGAGCCATGCCATGGGGCGGTGAAATTTACTTACGCTTTAAACAAGAAAGTGAACAGGCATATTCCGATGCGCTTGATTATTTAAATAGCTTAATGGCAAAAGGTTATTCAAAAATATTTGAGGGTTATTGGCTTCATATTTATTTTGTTGCCAAGCCTGAATACTATCCTGAATTTGCTCGCATTATCAAACAATACCCTGGGCTGGCCAGTAATTCACATGCCTTTTTCCGCAAAGCTGCCATGTATGAAAGCTTACATGATAAAATTCGAGAGTTTGTTGAATTAACTATGTATCAATATCACTACAGTTTAGATTTACAGGATGAAGAATCATCGGTAGCGGGAGCATTTGCCGCCATTTCACTTGCCATGACCGATGTGAAATATATGGATGTGGCAATCAAATATGCTAATGAAACTGACGGTGAACATGAATTTTTAGCAAGCCGTTTTAGCAATATTCTTGCAAAACATTGGGGTATAACACCAGAAACAGCGGTCGCAATTGCCTTGTTAAAATTGAGTTTTGACTGGTTATCTGGTGGTTTATCAAGTCAATATTATAAAGTACCACAGAATCTTGCTGCATTAACTGAATTTTTCCAACATGGTTCAATGTACCATAATAGTAATAAGATTATAGAGATTGCCAGCCGTTTATTTTGGTTTGGCTTTGAAGATGATACGGATATAAAAAGTATAAAAGCTTTAAGAAAAATTAAAGAGTTATTTAATTCTGCTAGCGATTTCGACGAAAAACTAATTTATGCTGATTTTCATGATCTGGTTTGGGAAGCATTGAATGAAAAAAATAAAGCGGTGGGTAATAAAATTGAATTTACACCACATAAACCAAAAAGCGATTCCGAAACGTTAATCATCGATGAGCAAGATTTTATCGAAAATCCACCTTGTATCATTACACCATTACAAGCTAAAAAACGCGGGTTTGATCTCGATGAATTAGATTCTGATGATTCATTGTGGAAAGTATTTGTTTTTGCCCCATTAACGATAACGAATCCCTACATTTTCGACGCTATTATCCAATTTCATAAAGTGCAAAATAACATAGGTGTCCACTCTTTTATCATTTGGGGCACTGAACAAGCGTACCGTTTTGGTAAAAAGGTCGTGATTGATTTCAGTGGCACCCCTTATCAAGTGGGTATGGGAATTTATGGTAAAAACCAAGCTCAACTAATTTATGGTGTAATGGATTTTGCTAAGATTGCTGTTGCAATGAACAAACAAGCGCCTGATAAAGAAAAATTACTCGCACTGCGAAAACAACACTATTACTTCGATAGTCCCAAAGGAAGCCCAAATATTGATAAATCCAAGCCCGGTATAATCTATTTGGATGAAGCTTTAAGAGCCGGGATTTATAAGGATGATAATTATCGGGCAATCAAGCAGCTTGAAAAAATCACACCGGATATGGGCGAAGTCTATGATGCCTCACTATTGTTTATGGCATATATGCAGCAGAAAAAACTAGATTATGCATTGGAGAGAATGAAAAGAAAACTCGATACTACTGAACTAAAACAGGTGTACCAAACTGCACAAAAACGCTTGCCACAATATCAAGAATACTGGCAGGAAAAGTTAGCAAAATTATAA
- a CDS encoding merozoite surface protein 3b, translating to MSSQIVSYVDRAVQLLNKIGIMVKPQADAPILKLLDNVAEIDKNRIIAIAHTLQQQSAFNEVVREQIDGVHVSDRYSNIVKHFDSIRTDMEKMLGWLDDGKLDFLEKIKMGWMTFQRGSIPDRFSLIKKTYLDVSKETSNQVEREHIILNAYQDFRFGLKQAQIVAEEVLQIATGRLEERKQKLTDAIAQVDNFTGDDHVARGRLELARDEALRNVQQEDSRYQIILDLANNLTVSYNSAEAVFARLQQTTSIKERVYQQSVSFFSTNEIVFTALSASITSLTGLSESTKTLEAMKDGMNKGIESIATSANKQLEEGLRAGYGSTIKADSLRALVEAIVNYQESSQQLITELRNESIDNAKEIDRIVEDGKQRFNNIILKVDG from the coding sequence ATGTCTAGTCAAATAGTTTCATATGTAGATAGAGCAGTACAGTTGTTGAATAAAATCGGCATCATGGTTAAACCTCAGGCTGATGCGCCAATTTTAAAGTTATTGGATAATGTTGCTGAAATTGATAAAAATCGTATTATCGCCATTGCTCACACTTTGCAACAACAAAGTGCATTTAATGAAGTAGTCCGGGAACAAATTGATGGCGTACATGTTTCTGATCGCTATTCTAATATTGTTAAGCATTTTGATAGTATTCGTACCGATATGGAAAAAATGCTTGGTTGGTTAGATGACGGAAAGTTAGATTTTTTGGAAAAAATTAAAATGGGTTGGATGACATTTCAACGTGGTTCTATTCCTGATCGTTTTAGTTTAATCAAAAAAACCTATTTAGATGTTTCTAAAGAAACAAGTAATCAAGTCGAGCGTGAACATATTATTTTAAACGCCTACCAAGATTTCCGTTTTGGACTGAAACAAGCTCAAATCGTTGCTGAAGAAGTACTGCAAATTGCGACAGGTCGTCTTGAAGAACGCAAACAAAAATTAACCGACGCCATTGCTCAAGTTGATAATTTTACAGGTGATGATCATGTCGCTCGAGGACGATTAGAACTTGCTAGAGACGAAGCACTACGCAATGTACAACAAGAAGATAGCCGTTATCAAATCATCTTAGATCTCGCCAATAATTTAACCGTTTCTTATAATTCTGCCGAAGCAGTATTTGCAAGATTGCAACAAACAACCTCCATAAAAGAGCGTGTCTACCAACAAAGTGTAAGCTTTTTTTCAACCAACGAAATTGTATTTACTGCATTAAGCGCTTCTATAACTTCATTGACAGGTTTGAGCGAAAGCACTAAAACACTAGAAGCAATGAAAGATGGTATGAATAAAGGCATTGAAAGTATTGCTACTTCAGCTAATAAGCAACTTGAAGAAGGTTTAAGAGCTGGTTATGGTTCGACGATTAAAGCTGATTCTTTACGTGCATTAGTTGAAGCCATTGTCAATTATCAAGAATCAAGCCAACAATTAATTACAGAGCTAAGAAATGAATCGATTGATAATGCTAAAGAAATCGATCGTATAGTGGAAGATGGAAAACAGCGCTTTAATAATATTATCTTGAAGGTTGATGGTTAA
- a CDS encoding DUF6384 family protein, whose product MQDVKLSDQLGAMAIIDELYQKQQLLLEHLDREGLRANLKENIKTFYEAKGQIVDDKIVDEGIDLWFDNRLRFVAPKRPWFQHFLVRCYIKRKLIFSLFSIFLFILALIFFNNLIYTRDVRQEIDSYYSQILASEDSLAELRNEFKQIDKTSVHYAQIPVKNLKTSISNLLSQKIIPTVTKPTINGAFITDDENDLVKQFKQINDSVTTKLSDIRTQLNILKKLLEDDKRLANLIDDDEFIKTSKEYHVLQNAVDTVLDNLNQGQRVIDFNQIETLYNSTERAKTIINKIQIDNQKLLALKVPKSDMVPVIALQSDLQADLKNLNFDKFENYQQMMSYYFNLAQTNLTLTIVDKPNYKSGVERTHEKTNGKSWYVIVTPTTSSGIATPLWVTSIETGETKLVDMFGQQVSQKEFNKVKRDKIADGHIDENKLCKKPIGRLEFNCPNTVKTGRILEW is encoded by the coding sequence ATGCAGGATGTTAAACTTAGTGACCAACTAGGTGCAATGGCAATAATTGATGAATTATATCAAAAACAACAATTACTACTTGAGCACCTTGACCGCGAAGGATTACGAGCTAATTTAAAAGAAAACATTAAAACCTTCTATGAAGCCAAAGGTCAAATTGTGGACGATAAAATCGTTGATGAAGGAATCGATCTTTGGTTTGATAATCGGTTACGGTTTGTTGCACCTAAACGTCCTTGGTTTCAACATTTTCTAGTTCGTTGTTATATCAAAAGAAAGTTAATATTTAGCCTTTTTAGCATATTCTTATTTATTTTAGCCTTAATCTTTTTTAATAATTTAATCTATACAAGAGACGTTAGACAAGAAATTGATAGTTACTATAGTCAAATATTAGCGTCGGAAGATTCATTAGCAGAATTACGCAACGAGTTTAAGCAAATTGATAAAACTTCTGTTCATTATGCGCAGATTCCAGTAAAAAATTTAAAGACCTCAATTTCTAATCTACTTAGCCAGAAAATTATTCCCACAGTCACCAAGCCAACCATTAACGGGGCTTTTATTACAGATGATGAAAATGATTTAGTTAAACAATTTAAGCAAATTAATGACTCAGTAACCACTAAATTGTCGGATATTAGAACTCAATTAAATATATTAAAAAAATTATTGGAAGATGATAAGCGGCTAGCTAATTTAATAGATGATGATGAGTTTATAAAAACAAGCAAAGAGTATCACGTACTACAAAATGCAGTCGATACCGTTCTTGATAATCTTAATCAAGGACAAAGAGTTATCGATTTCAATCAAATTGAAACACTTTACAATTCCACTGAACGAGCAAAAACCATTATAAATAAAATTCAGATTGATAATCAGAAATTATTAGCCCTAAAAGTTCCGAAGTCGGATATGGTACCGGTTATTGCTTTACAAAGTGATTTACAAGCTGACCTAAAAAATCTCAACTTTGATAAGTTTGAAAATTATCAACAAATGATGTCTTATTATTTCAATCTAGCTCAAACTAATTTGACACTTACTATTGTTGACAAACCTAATTATAAATCAGGAGTTGAGCGTACCCACGAAAAAACAAACGGTAAATCTTGGTATGTGATTGTCACACCAACAACATCATCCGGAATAGCAACACCGCTATGGGTAACCAGTATTGAAACAGGTGAAACGAAACTCGTAGATATGTTTGGTCAGCAGGTTTCTCAAAAAGAATTTAATAAGGTTAAAAGAGATAAAATTGCCGATGGGCATATTGATGAAAATAAATTATGTAAAAAACCAATTGGTCGTCTAGAATTTAACTGTCCTAATACAGTTAAAACAGGTAGGATTTTAGAGTGGTAA
- a CDS encoding dimethylsulfonioproprionate lyase family protein, with protein MKKQLALIMLVFCSMNTLAKTDVPSFIDSKSIENAKFICRNAPQNYSDEEKILVDKLWDETIIYLGTLAEALSTSQSPDCTNSDTAIIQTGSSISPNKPIRQCIMDNRDVQVLVKHLYTIVHNKEKAFQCFSPQKRIDGLYSPNDTLERQSDVAMWLKRPSLHKYYQNSDKVQIQTAGTKFSEQFYSVTTDDSIKMPLNFVNDISARALPTLWASVGWVPMYSTNTERNQHTGDENFRAGYAYAEIMGHWGLLQIDSINGEAVGAEIGMTVQSGNTFYPYHHHDTNEIYYTIREPSCNDGIKQFVVSPEENIFTLLSSLPNQLVIQLEGSKIVDLDSYWAPTTPSKDALLYIPRNSIHAFNLTEKKCDNQDYAHVTVWARTNAHEKNEDYGTTNICRLKDTTLPKDTINKINPDIICYINRTSK; from the coding sequence ATGAAAAAACAACTCGCTCTGATCATGCTAGTCTTTTGTAGTATGAATACTTTAGCTAAAACGGATGTTCCTAGTTTTATTGATTCAAAGTCTATTGAAAATGCTAAATTTATTTGTCGTAATGCTCCACAGAATTATTCTGATGAAGAAAAAATACTAGTTGATAAATTGTGGGATGAAACCATCATATATTTAGGTACTTTAGCAGAAGCACTAAGTACATCTCAGTCACCTGATTGCACAAATTCTGACACCGCTATTATACAAACAGGTTCGTCTATCTCACCAAATAAACCAATACGCCAATGTATTATGGATAACCGGGATGTACAAGTACTTGTTAAGCATTTGTATACAATTGTCCATAATAAAGAAAAAGCGTTTCAATGTTTTTCACCACAAAAAAGAATAGATGGATTATATAGTCCTAATGACACATTAGAAAGACAATCAGATGTTGCTATGTGGTTAAAACGACCATCATTACATAAATACTATCAAAATAGTGACAAAGTTCAAATTCAAACCGCTGGTACTAAGTTTTCAGAACAATTTTATTCAGTTACAACTGATGATTCTATCAAAATGCCACTAAATTTTGTAAATGATATCAGTGCCAGAGCACTTCCTACTCTTTGGGCTAGTGTCGGTTGGGTTCCGATGTACTCAACAAATACAGAAAGAAACCAACACACAGGAGATGAAAATTTTCGTGCGGGTTATGCTTATGCTGAAATTATGGGACATTGGGGGTTGCTACAAATTGATTCAATTAATGGTGAAGCAGTAGGAGCTGAAATTGGTATGACAGTTCAATCAGGTAACACTTTTTACCCTTATCATCATCATGACACAAATGAAATCTATTATACAATTCGAGAACCATCATGTAATGATGGAATTAAACAGTTTGTTGTCTCTCCAGAAGAAAATATTTTTACCTTATTATCTTCATTGCCAAATCAATTAGTTATTCAATTAGAAGGATCTAAAATAGTGGATTTAGATAGTTATTGGGCGCCAACAACCCCTTCAAAGGATGCTTTATTATATATTCCCAGAAATTCGATTCATGCTTTTAATCTAACAGAAAAAAAATGTGATAATCAAGATTATGCTCATGTAACCGTATGGGCAAGAACTAATGCCCATGAAAAAAATGAAGATTATGGTACAACCAATATTTGTCGATTAAAGGATACAACATTACCCAAAGATACCATTAATAAGATAAATCCAGATATTATCTGTTATATCAACAGAACTAGTAAGTAG